In Anomaloglossus baeobatrachus isolate aAnoBae1 chromosome 10, aAnoBae1.hap1, whole genome shotgun sequence, the genomic window tatatatatatatatattagtaaagtAGAGTATTGGTGGTATTAGAAGAGTAGAACCATTtaataaaaatataacaaatatttgtaatttatatatatatattatatatgtaatttatatatatataatttattttactatatattttatattaaaagTTAACACTTTACATTCAGTAATAGTATTATATTTTTAAACTACTTTTTCAACTTTATAGACCTTTATCCTTtgcttttatattttattatatatttgcttttatattttttatacttttattttttatttacaattATTTACTATCTCTTTATAAAATGGTTCATATATTACAATGAATGTTTATGTTTGGCTATTATTTTGATACTCTACtaatatatttatacattttatatatatatatatatatatatatatatttatattttactaTATATTTTATATTGCCTTTTAACACTTTACATTGAGAAGTAATATATTTCTTCACTACTTTTTCCACTTTATAGTCCTTTATCTTTGGCTTTTATATTTTATTCCTTGTTATCTATCCATACCTCACCGTTCTATTCTATGATCTGGTTCTGCGGAATAATGCTGGATAATAAGGAATGATCAGTGATTGAGCCGAGACGCGCTCCTCCCTTTGTATAGCACACACCCGTCGCTGCCATATCAGTGATGTAATATGTTTATATATCCAAATGTCACCAGTGCTGATTGCATGAGATGGGGGGAAAGAATGTACTTGCTCAGCAAACCCGGCTCTGGGCTAAAATGTGAGCGTGAAATCCGTGGTTTATTTTTATAATAATGTTTACTGCCGTTTAATGACCCTGAAAAGGCTCCGTACTCAGAGGCTTTGTATCTCCAAACAGGAGCGTATTACTCTTACTACAACCTCTGCTAAACTGCTACGGGGGCGAAATTACACAGATAGATCATACCAGCGGCATAgcaactatttacatcctaatcaCCCCACCCCCGGCTGCATTGTTCTGTATCTACATTATCTCTTTATGTTATAATGTTAAAAGCTGAAAATCACAGCTAGTCACAGTGGTCTCAGTGCTGGGACCACCAGGGATCTGCAGCACCTCCACAGGTGAAATGAAGTATTACATTGTGTTGTCACAAACGTGTCACAGCCTGTTGGGTCTAGAATCAAAAGGTCAACGAGTATAGTTGACCGTGGATCctctttagtgcccgctcatcgtttACCCTTAGTTGGAGgttatttaattccatccggtgcTGAAgtggttaaggttcctttctatcctgcagtaatCTAACAGGTGGTTGTAATCTCAGCCATAGCTGTTCACTTCTGCAATAAATAGCCACTCTTCACTCCTCCCTTTGTCGGCCATAGCTCATACTATACTGTCCACTCTGAAAGAACCAGTCTCTGGAAGAGCTTAGGTGTTTGTTCCTGTTGCAGCGGAGTTGTTTTCTGCTTTAGAAGCTGTGGAGTTCTATTTGTTATGGCTTTTCCACCTGTTTGTGTTATCgtcctcgtgttgtcttattgcagtgccaAGACTAGCATTTCACTGGCCTTCACACTGggaagggtgagttcagggccagctagGGCCTAGACACGTAACGGCGCATGGGGGAAAAGGCCCCATCTATCGATGTTATGATTTGCAGGAATCATCCTTCGATGAGTGTTAGGAGACGACCCTGGTCCCTTCTCCCTAGCTCCAGGCCTTCCATTGTATTGCTTCCCTGGTTTCCCTGTTTTGTGTTGCTCAATGGGTTTCCTCTTGCATTTGGCATAACAGATTTGCATAGTAATCAATATGCTGgcttgtgttatatacagacatcaTGGGCCCTGACGAGAAATATATTCTAGTTTTAGGACTCCAATTAGAGGGATTGACCTACAGACCACTATTATCACCTATTTACAGTAGAGGTGACCTCAATGATTGCGAGAAAGGGGTCCCCTTTGCGAATGGAGTACATACCACACATACGTGACCACCTTACAATCACTGTCTGTTAGAACAGTGGTCACACATGCGTATTATCACTTCCATAGATAAAACAGATGTGAATGGAGTAGTGGTCATTGACGAGCACTATCACTCCACTCGCAAAGGATTCCAGTAATTGCTTCGGTCCCATTGGTCAGACCCCCAACGATCATACAATTATCACCAATCGTGTGTATAAAATGTTGTATTTTGAGACAACCACTTTAAAATAGCTTTCATAAAAGCATAAGGGCCCCTTCAGATTGCGTTTTTACCTATGTTCAATGGTCCCATCGGGGCTTCCATCCGAAGTCCCCCACAAATCGTGTTTCAGACACATGCGTCGATGGGGCTCATTGAatgtaatggagcagacggagttagCGTGTGCAGACTATGTCTGGGTGTGCGCCTGCACATGCTGACTCCGTCTgcttaatgatgagcgagtttcgaaaaacTCGGAGTCGCGGGGAGAGGAGTTGGATTCCATCGGGCCTTCATCCAaaccccccgcaaaacgggtttcggatgcatgcgccgacggggcTATTGACTATGAGGGAGCAGacgtaatgatgagcgagtttcgaaaaacTCAAACTCGCGATATTCGTAACAAGTACTGACTAATACTCAagtatgcattccgaatagcatgtacaatccaagtcaatggggaatactcgcaatgtaacgagtaacccaaatgccgcactattcgtacgagtagcgaatagtacggcattcgggttactcgttccaTTTCGAGTATCCCCCATTGACACACATTATTTGGAacaaatacgtgagtattagacaatacttgttacgagtatcgcgaatccgagtatttcgaaactcactCATCATTTAGTCTgtgccattatagtcaatggccccgtcagcaCATGCGTCCGAAACCCATATTGCGCAGGGGGTTCGGACGGAGGCCCCGACGGGAGCACTTTAATGTAGGTAAAAATGCAGCCTAATACTTGTGCATTTTTATGCCCATGCAGTTTCATTAGCACTATCTTTTGGTAGTAACAATCCGCGGGAGCGTAGTGTTTATTGAACTGGTGCCAAAAAGAACCCAAATTATGCCGCTTTATGAGCGGTATCTCTCAGAACAACCTAATAGGGTATTTTTAAATTGTTTACAAAAAAGTTGATTGTTTCCAGATCTCAGATTTTGTAATTCATGGCTATTTTTGGGTGAAAAGGGCAAAAATTAGCACAAATGGAGATCAAATTTCACTAAAGCCATGCAGgagttaggcaggctttgcacactatgatatcgcaggtgcgatgtcgattggggtcaaatcaaaagtgacgcacatccggcgtcgcagtcaatatcgtagtgtgcaaatcctttttgatacgattaacgagcgcaaaagcgtcgttatcgtatcatcggtgcagggtccgacatttccataatgccggtgcagcgacaggtacgatgttgtttcttgttcttgcggcacatcgctgtgtatgaagccacaggagcgaggaacatcaccttacctgcgtcccggctgcaatgcggaagaacggaggtgggcgggatgtttacgtcctgctcatctccgcccctctgctgctattggccgcctgccgtgtgacatcgctgtgacgccgcacgacccgcccccttaggaaggaggcgggtcgccggccagagcgacgtcgcaggacaggtgagtgcatgtgaagctgccgtagatataatgttcgctacggcagctatcaccatgatatcgcacctgcgatgggggcggggactatcgctgcagcatcggtaacacattgttaccgatgtcgcaacgtgcaaagtaccccttacccttCTGCTCTCATGAAGTGCAGTAAGCCTGGACAGAACCAGTATATGTAGTGAAAAATACATATCTCAGAATGACGGCCATTTTGAACTGGAGCTTGTTTATCCCATCCCGTCAGGGATCAGCGGCATAATGGCCACTCTCCTGGATTCCAATCATTGTGGATTTGTTTTTCAGCTTTTTTAGATATATAAAGAAATAAGAACTTTGTTTTCCTCTTTAAGCTGAGAGCTGTAATCCGTAAACACTTGTGAGGTCTTAAAATTCTTCTTGGGAGTTGGGCGGCGTACTTGGGTCTTAGCGGACTCCTCGCCTGTTTCCAGCCCGCTTGCACGCAGTATCGGTTTGGTAATGACAGGTCTAATAACAGTTTGCTTTTCTCCATGTTGATATGTCGCTCCCATAAAGATTTTTTTATGAATATTTTGAGGGTTAAATTCTAATCTTGAAGGTTTTGCAGATCCGCTAGTCAGTCTCCTTAAAATTTAATATACCTCGTTAATGCTTACTTGCAAACACTGAAGGATTTTTACGATTATAATCATGTGTTACAGCACCTAGTACTGTTCCTAAGCAGCATACTAATCAGCTTAATGAGATATTACTGCACTTTTTGTTGACTAAGGCAAAATCCTTTTTATTGTTGGAAAGCTTGTCCTTTTATTTTTATTCAAAACATTATCATGTTTTATTGTATGCCAGAGACGGTCTGTGGGCTCGGCAAATAACAGCCAAACTTTTATATTTCATTGTATATTAACTGCTGGATGTGTGTATATTAAGTGCTGAACGTGGCCGAAGCTTTGAAGGACGATGCGGCGCTCCCGCGGCTTCATTTAGGAAATTTAGAACATTCTGGCAACGCAAAAAACATCCGATGGCGTCTGATCGCATGGGATACTTTCAATTTGGGCATATTATGAGATATGTCGGTATAGTATTTGACACCATTGATCAAGCTAAATCAATCCCTTAATGAAAAGTCCACTTTTTTGCGGGATTGACCCATCCAGCACACTTCAAATTGGGCCCCAATGTTTCGAGGGCATTTCCGGGAAAGATCAGGGGCAGATGTGGCCAAAGGTGTGCTACCTGGAACCACAGTCTTgggatggctgtcacggacaggctagaggaaagctgcccactaagcaggatcccgagaaccccaaaaccctttaaccactatacagggatttggaattactacagggccccggagatcactgcaatcccaagaagagtagttgtcaggcagggtgaaactaggagatacagaaaagggacaaaatcggcaagacaagagcgtagtcaggaaataaggctaaggtcaaaactggagatggcagcgaggtacaaaaacagcaggcaggagagtagtcagagagcaagcaGGAGTCAAAACACAAGCATCAATATACAGAGCAGAGCAGGAACCAGACACAAGCAGGATTAACTAGGCTATATCTGGCTGCAAccagcagagaggaggaggaataagaagggtgttgtGCCTTCCCGTTGGCTGAGGCTGAAAGGTGGTAGCGTcaactggaagacacacaccaccacagtcagccagtgctactgcaggtcccagggaaacccagcataGTGGATAAGCAGAGcccgcgcccaccagagccactggcaccgactcttcCCCTATCACTAGCATCGCCCTCGGCAGGAATATGGCGACGCCTGGTGACCGAACCAGAAGTCACAGGAatggactctggtggagacgtgacatgaATATTCTGGCCTGTTTTATGGCCATTCCTGTGAGGATCAACCATATTCCATGATTTACAATCTGGAATTTTTGTGGATATTCCTTGGTTTCATAGAAATGGCCATCTAAAACTTGGAACACATTCGTATTGTCCATATCTACCAATCAATAGCCATTTCTTGCTGATGGAAACCATGCCGTAGCCACCGGAAGACATTTTAAAAACCTTCGATGGGATCTTACAAAGGTTATTGAGTTCGACTTCTTGACTTAATTTTTTCTTTGCCTCTTActgcatcaaaaaaaaaaaaaaatcattgacgCTGTTCTGAATTATATCTTTGAATTAGTCGATACTGGAAGCTTTTGATTGTTTATCCATTAGTTGCGTCTATAGATTCCAACTTTTTGACCTTTGCCACCTCTCACCTATCCTTGgtcatttttattttcacaaataaTTATGTGAATGTATCTTGTCCCCAAGTCAATGAATGTCAATCtcattctgtgttttttttttttctattttagggATGGAGGAAGCTAGTTTGTGCCTTGGAGTTTCTTCGGCTGTGCCTGACGTTGACACTCACCTCAATAACTCTTTGCTTAATGGCCAGTATTCAATGAGTCAGAAGCTGCACCAGATCACATCCCAGCTCAGTCACGCCTTTCCGGAACTGCAGAACCGTCAAAAATCAGAGGACAAGTCGGGAGCTTCGCCCATTGACGAAAAGAGTCATGTGTCAATGACAAATCAACCAATCAGCAGTCAGATGGCTCTGTTGGCCAACCAGCTGAATCGAGAGGTTGATAGTGGTCTTAACGGAAGAGTCGATCTTCAACAGTTTCTAAATGGACAAAACCTTGGTATCATGTCCCAAATGAGTGATATTGAGGACGACGCAAGAAAAAATAGAAAGTACCCTTGTCCGCTTTGCGGCAAACGTTTCCGTTTTAATAGCATTTTATCCCTCCACATGCGTACCCACACTGGTGAAAAACCCTTTAAGTGTCCGTATTGTGACCATAGAGCGGCCCAGAAAGGTAACCTGAAGATTCATTTACGCACACACAAACTTGGTAATCTCGGCAAGGGTCGGGGGAGGGTGAGAGAAGAAAACCGCCTTTTGCATGAACTGGAGGAAAGAGCAATACTGAGAGACAAACAGCTGAAGAACAGCCTTCTCCAGCCCCGACTTGATGTGAAACCCCAACAGCAGCACTTACAGCAATCTCCACTATCTAATTGTCATATCTCTGTGCAACCGAATAACACCCCGTCTGATGTTTCCagcaaggcgccttctcccaaaccTTCAGTCGTGCAAGACGAAGCAATAGCACCGACCACTGGATTCAGGTGTACTTTTTGCAAAGGAAAGTTTAAGAAACGCGAGGAACTTGATAGACATATCCGAATTTTGCACAAGCCTTACAAGTGCACTCTTTGCGATTTTGCAGCTTCTCAAGAGGAAGAATTGATTAGTCACGTTGAGAAAGCTCACATAACAGCGGAGTCTGTTCAAGGTCAAGGGTCCAGTGGAAATGGAGAACAGGCGGCCAACGAGTTTCGCTGCGAGGTGTGTGGACAGGTTTTTAGTCAAGCTTGGTTCTTGAAAGGCCACATGCGAAAACATAAGGATTCTTTTGAGCACTGTTGTCAGATTTGCGGAAGGCGATTCAAGGAGCCTTGGTTCTTGAAGAACCATATGAAAGTTCACCTGAACAAATTGTCTGTTAAGAACAAATCCCCTAGCGAAGCCGAGGTGCCAGTCTCCATGAGTAGTGTTTCTCAAGAATCCCATGCAAATCTCTACTCCCGATATATATCATGTTTGCAGAGTGGCTTCATGCCATCGGAAAAAGCAAGCTTGAGTGAGCATGGTCACGTGTACAACAAGGGAGACTTGAAAGACAAGGATGTTCTGGGTAAGCTGCTGTCACCGATTGCGAGCTTGGCCCATAACATGTCTGAAAGCGATAAGCATTCGTTACTTGGCTCTCTCAACCTGGTGCCTCCCTTAAAATCCAGCTGCATAGAACGATTGCAAGCTGCAGCCAAAGCTGCCGAGATGGATCCAGTAAACAGCTACCAGGCCTGGCAACTAATGGCCAGAGGAATGGCAATGGAGCACAGCTTCCTGTCTAAAGAGCAGCAGATCCAGCGTAACCATGAAGATTCATTAGCAAACGCCGGAGTTCTGTTTGATAAAGACAAGAGAGAGTATGTGATTGTAGGACCAGATGGCTCCAAACAGAAAATGCAATCTGATTTAGTTCACGGCTCTAAAATTTGCAATCAGAGAGACGTGCCATCAAAACTTGAACTTTTAGAAAGCACTAGAGATTTCTTGTCGCATGGCCTCAACCAGGGGCTCGAGTACAATATGCACAGCTCCGTGAAGGATAAGCCCACCGAATGCCCTGACTGTGGTAGAGTCTTCCGAACCTATCACCAGGTCGTCGTGCACTCGAGAGTCCACAAAAGAGATCGAAAGGCCGAAGAAGAGGCAATTCATGTCAACCTTGAGGACCGACGGGGATCAGGAAGTGATCAAGAATCTCAATCCATGAGTCGATCTACCACCCCAGGATCATCTAACATCACTGAAGAGAGCGGAACGGGTGGTGCCCTTTCCCAAACGGGAAGTGCACAAGAAGACAGCCCGCACCCCTCATCACCCTCATCTTCAGGTAAAGAATCTACTTATCCTAATATGAGATAATAGAAAAAGTTCTCTAAATTATTAGCTAATTATAACGCTTTAGAGAGGTTGAACTCTATTGGAAAGACATGGCTACTTTCTTCCCAAAACAGCGCCTCACCAGTCCATAAGTTATGTCTAGAGATGAGAGAATCGATTTGTAGGAACCCAGTCCAGCTGCCACATCAGTAGGACATGGCTCCAGATAAATGCCTTGTGAACCAGGTCCTACTTGCCAGTGTCCCTTGTGCCTTTTCTGATTCCTTGGCATGGTGCGAGGTTATGCATGATAAACCAGGTCTTCAAATTAGAAGAGGCACCAGGAATTTCATCAGATAGGAGACAATTCGCAAGGTTTCCGTTAGGCGTCCATAGAATACTGATAGGAACAATATACCAGGGTCTTATGAATTTATTCATTCATCTGCAGTATCGGACTCAACAACTGGACTGGCAAGGCGCTGTTCAGACCATATAAAAGGCCAAATACTGTAACATTCACATAGTCAAAAAAGGATTTTCTTAGACTGAAATTAGGGATCCTGCCTATAGGACTGTACAATGGGGCTATCCTCTACTAAGACGTGGTTTGACACAGTAGAGGGATAGTTATGATTTCTCGAGAAGGTGGTCATCTCTACCACCATTGCCATAGATGTTCTGTAAATTATCTGTAGAGGGGTACGCCATCATGTAGGGGGTGCAGTGAAATCATGAGCCCCCTGCATCCACAGAGACTGATCTTCAGAAACCACATCTTGACTCCAGGTCCTCATCTCTGTTATCCTCATATATAAGCCTACAGATAACACTTGCCTTATCTATCCATGTTCATGACTTTTTATAAACACCGAAGGCTCCGATAACCTCCACACTGAGGACGTTGAGGTAAGGTATACGCTGTGTTAATAGCTTGCCATGTATATCACTGTAAAAGGAAGCGCAGAGAACCTTCTAAAGAGTCCTCCAGGCATCATCAACACAAGCAGATGGTTGGTAATTTACTGTGCAATATGTAGTCTCCGACCGACCGGTGCGGGAGTCTGTCCAGCGTTACAGGATCTATGCTATGGATTGTGAGGAGCGACTGCTCCCGATCACTGCCCCTCTGTGAAAGGGGAAAGGGCTCTTTGCTAATACTGTAATCATCCTGCAGACCTAACGAGAGAGGAAATCAAGATATAACACAATAACCTGTTACTATTAGCAACATTGATTTCTGCAATCAGGCATTTAGTCTGGAAAATAAGAGCGCTGAAGACATCTCAAGGCAGCGTGTGACCGGGGAAAAGGGGCAGAAGCGGAGGGAAGCGGGAACCGGCCCAATAGAGTGCACTGCAAAAGTTACACCAGATGGGGGCAGTCTGTCAACcttttctctatccctctatcaatctatccatctctttatctatccctctatctagctatctatcatccatctctttatctatccctctatccatccaactatctctccatctattcctctctccatccatctactcacccatccatccacccatccatctatttatctatctatctatctatccctctatccatccatatatctctctatccatccatctacccatccatccaactcatccatccatccatccatcaatccatccatcgatccatttatttatccatccatctatcaatctatccatccatccatctctatctatctatctatctatctatctatctatccatctatctctctatccacccacccatccatttatctatccatccatcatctatctatttctttatctatctctctatccatccaactatccctccatctattcctctctccatccatccatctatccatccatctatttatctatccatccatttatctatctctctatgcatccatctacccatccatccaactcatccatctatccatagatccgtttatctatccatccatctatcaatctatccatccatccatccatctctttatctatccatccatctctatctatctatctctctatccacccacccatccatttatccacccatccatccatcatctatccatccgtccatttctttatctatctctctatccatccaactatccctctatccctctatccacccatccatagctgtctgtccgtctgtctatCCAACCCTCCATCCGTTTATCTCCCTATAGACCCCCGTGGCCGCTGTAATCCGGATGTTATCGGTGTATAGTATTAGATATCAATGACCTGCAGTAAGATATATTAGAAATAAGTCAGATAGAAGAATCTGTAGAGATGAGCGACTGCATAGCCTATGTCCTGCCGGGTGATGTCGGAGCCAGGACTGTTGATGCGCGTGCGCGGTACGACCCCGGTCTGATAATATAGCGGTGGCGGATACTGTCATATATTGTATGTGTATTTTCCATGAAGCTTTTTCTGTTCCTATATATAAACATACATGTATCCCACCATGGGAACATATGCTTCAGTGACCCCCCAGCTCTGCACCATATGTACAGAGATATTCTTTACACGTCTTCTTGTTTTCATGTCGCTCCTTTATTACATAATGTATACATTGCTATTTATATAAGTGAGCAGACAACCCACAGATCCGGAACTTCTCCGCGGAGGATCAAACACAACACAAAGAGTAGCATCCTCCCATCAATGGCGGCGGCGGCTGCTCCTATAGATCGGGTGTCACCATCAGACCCTCATCATCTGGAGATTTCACTCCTTCCCGTGTCACCTCTGACCTCAGAGAAATTAGAGATGGATAATCTCAAACAGATCTATAGAGGGCATCATGGCGGGGTCAGGTCAGGTCCTCCATGCCAACTGCAATACCGGAGTCCTGAATAATAGATGTGTGTCCACATTTCTAGGACCGGCTGACGTCATAGGGCAGGTTCACACATTGTAGACGGCTGGAGCACAAAGCCACCGCCACAATGCAAAAAACACCAGAAAACATACTACTTGCAAGGGCGGAAAGGGAAGGCA contains:
- the ZNF536 gene encoding zinc finger protein 536 isoform X2, translating into MEEASLCLGVSSAVPDVDTHLNNSLLNGQYSMSQKLHQITSQLSHAFPELQNRQKSEDKSGASPIDEKSHVSMTNQPISSQMALLANQLNREVDSGLNGRVDLQQFLNGQNLGIMSQMSDIEDDARKNRKYPCPLCGKRFRFNSILSLHMRTHTGEKPFKCPYCDHRAAQKGNLKIHLRTHKLGNLGKGRGRVREENRLLHELEERAILRDKQLKNSLLQPRLDVKPQQQHLQQSPLSNCHISVQPNNTPSDVSSKAPSPKPSVVQDEAIAPTTGFRCTFCKGKFKKREELDRHIRILHKPYKCTLCDFAASQEEELISHVEKAHITAESVQGQGSSGNGEQAANEFRCEVCGQVFSQAWFLKGHMRKHKDSFEHCCQICGRRFKEPWFLKNHMKVHLNKLSVKNKSPSEAEVPVSMSSVSQESHANLYSRYISCLQSGFMPSEKASLSEHGHVYNKGDLKDKDVLGKLLSPIASLAHNMSESDKHSLLGSLNLVPPLKSSCIERLQAAAKAAEMDPVNSYQAWQLMARGMAMEHSFLSKEQQIQRNHEDSLANAGVLFDKDKREYVIVGPDGSKQKMQSDLVHGSKICNQRDVPSKLELLESTRDFLSHGLNQGLEYNMHSSVKDKPTECPDCGRVFRTYHQVVVHSRVHKRDRKAEEEAIHVNLEDRRGSGSDQESQSMSRSTTPGSSNITEESGTGGALSQTGSAQEDSPHPSSPSSSGEKPYKCPHCDYAGTQSASLKYHLERHHRERQNGSGPLPIHGHPPNQDHKDDTASKSSLFMRPDILRGAFKGFPGIDFRSGMMSHQWQAGLMSSGDRQGQSSGINSESSSDALKKEMSSKIPSLAEFARTYPNIAGNGVNFQGSLQAFMDSFVLNSLKKEKEMKEKALLDSLPLKASRSDNGDDKSENKTPQRKMEKSQYEPLDLSVRPDAQSLPGSSITVQDNIAWHGCLFCSFTTSSMELMALHLQANHLGKAKRKDCTMGGQGHTKDQLRESLGIVNKVMASTSSVQGSKEVMTSKMSPLQTSEKVLQGNTKDALLDHKGSWPSHMDAMFNNFPTEFYKQFGVYPGSGGANMQNMDIDSQSPPDDDSHVLQCDSVNTVATDDLSDESSSEDMETCKEDENEDEEVETEPENMNTTDELNKEENDMEDAESNSSPLRSTENMVSPTAQLMEKQWHQNLPLPHDVPQSSAKLDQAPAPDALEKQVNMLSVLRAYSSEGMAAFNGLGSNTSNSGCMKRPDLCGQRPFQCRYCPYSASQKGNLKTHVLCVHRMPFDNSQYPDRRFKRSRVEPAESTGNSEELLLPKLGGSTQLPAEGGKPQD